GCGAAGATATTCCGCTGTATGCGCGGCTGGTGGCGGTTGCCAATGCTTACGTCCGGATGGGCGACGTGGGGCGGGTGAAGTCTCAGGCGGGTAAGGCGCTCGATCCGCGTCTGGTCGAACTGCTCGACAAGGCCCTGAGCGATCTGACGTTGCGTTCTGCCCAGGACTGAGACTGAGCGGAGCGGGCCGCTGTGGCCGATGAGGGCCGACTGAAACCCAGTTCACGTCGCGGCGGTGGGGCAGCGCTACAGTAAGCGCGTGTCCCCACATTCACGTTCACGGCGGCCTGTTCGCCTGCTGCGGCTGGCTGTTACCGTTCCCCTGGTGCTGGGTGGCCTGACGGCGGCGAGTCCGGTCGGCAGCCCGGCGGCCACGCTGTTTCAGGCTGCCAGCGACGTGCTGCTGCACGATTATTACGGCTGGTCGGATACCGACCGCACAGCGCTGGTGGCGCAGTATCACGCGGCGCTCGACAGTGCGTGTGCCGACGCGCAGGACACCTGTACCTTCGATCAGGGCCGCAAGGTGGTGTCCGATATGCTGGGCCAGCTTCACGACCCCCACACCAATATCCGTGACGCCGAGGGAGCCGAGCGGCTGCGCGAGATTCAGAACGATCTGACGGTGTTGCGAACCGGGCTTCAGGTGGTCAAGACGCCGCTGGGCCTGCTGGTGGTGGGAATTTTGCCCAACAGTCCGGGCCTGAAGGCGGGCGTGCAGCGCTTCGACCTGCTGACCCAGGTGAACGGTCAGCAGGCGGGCACCGATCAGAAAGTCGATGCAGCGGGCTTCGTGCGGCTGGAGCGCCGCGCCGCGCCGATGGTGCTACAACTCACGCGGGCTGGGCAGCCATCACGCGTCCTGACCCTGACGCCCGCACCCATGAAGGCGGGCGACGTGCCGACGCTGACGGTGCAGAACAGCCCCGCCGGAAAGGTGGCGGTCATCCAGTACCCGACCTTTCTGGCCGACAACAGCGCCGACCTCTTCCTGAAATCGCTGCGGGAAGCCCAGCGGCAGGGGGCGGGCGGTCTGGTGATCGACCTGCGCTACAACGGGGGCGGCAGCCTGGAACAGTGTGTGCGGGCCGCCAGCGCCTTTTTGCCCACGGTCTATCAGGCGAGGTGGGCGCAGAACCGCTGGGAATATGCCGCGCTCGACGGCGACAAGACCTCGCCTGCCCGTGCGCGGGGGGCCGCTCCCGATGACCGCCTGTGGACGGGCAAGGTGGCGGTGCTGGTAGGCCAGAACACCGCGTCGTGTGCCGAGGTCTTCGGGTATTTCGCTCACCGGGCGGGCGCTGTGGTGGTGGGCGAGCCGACCAAGGGCGTGATGAACAGCGGCGTGACGTTTGTGCCGCTGCCCGATCAGGGTGTGATGAGCGTGACGGTGCTGCGGGCTTACGACGCGGCGGGCGAGCCGCTGCCCAGCCACCTCGACCCCGACATATCGGCCCCGACCGACGTGAAGGAACTGACGACCTCCGGCCAGGACACGGCGCTGCAAACGGCAATCGAGACGGTGCAGGCCCAGAGCGCCGGGGCCGACAGCGTTTCGGGCAAGTAGTGGGCGCTGATTCTCTGGTGCCGGGCGTGGGCGCGTGATTCTGGCTGTTGTTGCAATCGGGCTGCTGGCGGGCGTGCTGGGCGCGATTCTGGGACTGGGCGGCGGTGTGGTGGTGGTTCCCGCGCTGGAATTCGTGCTGCCGCTGTTCGGCCATACCATTCCGCTCAAGCAGGCGGTGGCAGTGTCGCAGGTGGGCGTGCTGGCGGTGGGGCTGGCGGGCACGGCAGGGTATCTGCGGCAGGGCCTGATCCGGGCGCGTACCGGCTATCTGCTGTCGCCCTACACCATTCTGGGCGGCGTCGCTGGCAGCTGGCTGGGGCTGCACTTGCCCGCCAAAGCCGTCGCCACGGTGTTTGCCGTGCTGCTGCTGTACAGCGCCTATACCCTTTTAAGTGGCCTGAAGCGCGTGGAAGTCGAGCGCACCCCCAGCCGCCTCGTGCCGCCCGCCATGACTTTTTCCGGCATCATGAGCGGCCTGCTGGGAATCGGCGGCGGAACGGTGCAGGTGCCGGTCATGAATCTGCTGGGCGGCATTGCGATCCGGCAGGCCATCGCCACCAGCACCTTCATCATGGGCCTGACGGCGGTTGCCAATGCCCTGGTGTACAGCGCCAGTGGGCAGCTCGATTTCCGCGTCGCGGCGGCGCTGGCGCTGGGTGTGCTGCTGGGCGCACGCGGCGGCACGGTGCTGGCTGCGCGCATCAGTGCACAGAATCTCAAGCTGTTCTTCAGCGTGCTGCTGATCTTCACGGCGCTGCAACTGCTGTGGAAGTATTGGGCATGACGCGCCCTTCCAGTTCGGCGGCTCCCAGTTCTCCGCCGCCCAACATCCCCTTCACGCCTGCCCCCTCCGAGACGGCGGGCCTCCCCGCCTGGCTGTTCCCGGCGGGCTTCTGGGTCGCGGTGGCGCTCTTGGCGGTCACGCTGCTCTTTCCCGCGCTGGCACTGTGGGCGGTGGCGTGGGTGATGCTCGTTCCGGTGCTGGCGGCGGTCTGGGTGGCGGTCTCGGCATGGCGGCGAGATCGGCGGCTGAGTGTGGCGGCGCTGGTCGCGGTGGCAGGTCTGGGCGTGGTGTTCCTGGTCAAAGGGCTGCTGAAGTAAGGACAAAGCGGCCCGCCCGCTGCACTGCTGGCTGCTGGGGCAGACCTTGACACATTTTTCAGGAACGCTTAGGGTGAACACACTTAAGGAAATGGTGAGTTCTTCCTTGGGGCTGACTCAAGCCAGTGCGAATATTCGATAGCGGTCTGTAGGCCCAGGGCAAGCGGGATGGCCCTCTGGAGTCCAACTATGAAGCGAACGATAGCAGCGTCTTATCCGGCTCGTCCTTCCCTGGTTCCCCGCCTGCTGGCTCTGGCTGTGGCGCTCACGCTGCCGCTGGCCTCGGCTCAGTCGGCCCGTCAGACGACCCTGGTGCTCGGCGGCGACTTCTCCGATCTGATCACCCTCGATCCCGGCGTGTCCTACGAGTTCTCCGGCTCTCTCATCACCGGCAATCTCTATGACACCCTGGTCGGCTTCGAGGGCAACGACCTGAGCCATATTCGGCCCCGTCTGGCGTCAGCCTGGAAGATCACCCCCACCGCCACCGGGTCGCAGATCACCTTCACGCTGCGGAACGCCAAATTCTCGACGGGCCGCCCGGTCACGTCGGCAGACGTGGTGTATTCGATGAACCGCGTCATTTCGCTCAAATCGCCGTCCAGCTTCCTGCTGACCGATGTGGCGAACCTGAAGGTCGGCTCGGTCACGGCCCCCACGCCCACCACCGTGGTCTTCGACATTCC
Above is a window of Deinococcus ruber DNA encoding:
- a CDS encoding S41 family peptidase, with translation MSPHSRSRRPVRLLRLAVTVPLVLGGLTAASPVGSPAATLFQAASDVLLHDYYGWSDTDRTALVAQYHAALDSACADAQDTCTFDQGRKVVSDMLGQLHDPHTNIRDAEGAERLREIQNDLTVLRTGLQVVKTPLGLLVVGILPNSPGLKAGVQRFDLLTQVNGQQAGTDQKVDAAGFVRLERRAAPMVLQLTRAGQPSRVLTLTPAPMKAGDVPTLTVQNSPAGKVAVIQYPTFLADNSADLFLKSLREAQRQGAGGLVIDLRYNGGGSLEQCVRAASAFLPTVYQARWAQNRWEYAALDGDKTSPARARGAAPDDRLWTGKVAVLVGQNTASCAEVFGYFAHRAGAVVVGEPTKGVMNSGVTFVPLPDQGVMSVTVLRAYDAAGEPLPSHLDPDISAPTDVKELTTSGQDTALQTAIETVQAQSAGADSVSGK
- a CDS encoding sulfite exporter TauE/SafE family protein produces the protein MILAVVAIGLLAGVLGAILGLGGGVVVVPALEFVLPLFGHTIPLKQAVAVSQVGVLAVGLAGTAGYLRQGLIRARTGYLLSPYTILGGVAGSWLGLHLPAKAVATVFAVLLLYSAYTLLSGLKRVEVERTPSRLVPPAMTFSGIMSGLLGIGGGTVQVPVMNLLGGIAIRQAIATSTFIMGLTAVANALVYSASGQLDFRVAAALALGVLLGARGGTVLAARISAQNLKLFFSVLLIFTALQLLWKYWA